A stretch of Clostridium sp. BJN0001 DNA encodes these proteins:
- a CDS encoding NAD(P)H-dependent glycerol-3-phosphate dehydrogenase, with protein MRKVTFIGAGSFGTALAVLLAEKGNQVYIYDRNKEIVDDINNEKRNIRYMKKLCIPENVTAVNTMDEAVKEADYVILAVPSQVIRSVSKQVKKYIREDAVIISIAKGIEKGTNKRMSVVIGEELENPVVILSGPSHAEEVALKLPTTVVTTSTDIKYAKDVQDLFMNSYFRVYTNDDIIGVEIGGAVKNIIALAAGIIDGLGFGDNTKAALITRGMSEIARIGIALGGKAKTFYGLTGMGDLIVTCTSKHSRNRMAGYLIGKGKTVDEAVSEVKMVVEGIDACKAFYNLKEKLKISMPITDGLYRGIFNGKKSSEIINELMNRDKKNEFY; from the coding sequence TTGAGAAAGGTTACATTTATCGGTGCTGGAAGTTTTGGAACTGCATTAGCTGTTCTTCTTGCTGAAAAGGGAAATCAGGTTTATATCTATGATAGAAATAAAGAAATAGTAGATGATATAAATAATGAGAAGAGAAACATAAGATATATGAAAAAGCTATGCATTCCAGAAAATGTTACAGCAGTAAATACTATGGATGAAGCAGTGAAAGAAGCTGATTATGTTATTCTTGCTGTACCGTCTCAGGTTATAAGATCTGTTTCAAAACAGGTGAAAAAGTATATAAGAGAAGATGCAGTTATTATCTCTATTGCAAAAGGAATTGAAAAAGGAACAAACAAGAGAATGTCAGTTGTAATAGGCGAGGAACTTGAAAATCCTGTAGTAATTCTTTCAGGACCAAGTCATGCAGAGGAAGTGGCACTTAAACTTCCAACAACAGTAGTTACGACTTCAACTGATATAAAATATGCAAAAGATGTTCAAGATTTATTTATGAATTCATATTTCAGGGTATATACAAACGATGATATAATAGGTGTAGAAATAGGTGGAGCGGTTAAAAATATTATCGCTCTTGCGGCTGGAATAATTGATGGACTTGGATTTGGAGACAATACAAAAGCTGCGCTTATAACAAGAGGAATGAGTGAAATTGCAAGAATAGGAATTGCTCTTGGAGGAAAAGCGAAAACATTTTATGGTCTTACCGGTATGGGTGATCTTATAGTAACATGCACATCAAAGCATTCACGAAATAGGATGGCAGGTTATCTTATAGGAAAAGGTAAAACTGTTGATGAAGCTGTTTCAGAAGTTAAGATGGTTGTTGAAGGAATAGATGCGTGTAAGGCTTTTTATAATCTGAAAGAAAAACTTAAAATATCAATGCCAATAACCGATGGATTGTATAGAGGAATTTTTAATGGCAAAAAAAGTAGCGAAATAATAAACGAACTGATGAACAGAGACAAGAAAAACGAATTTTACTAA
- the spoIVA gene encoding stage IV sporulation protein A yields MDDFNIYKDIAERTDGDIYVGVVGPVRTGKSTFIKRFMDLMVIPKIDNTYKKERAQDELPQSGSGKSIYTTEPKFVPNEAVTIEIDDEVKFNVRMVDCVGYIVKAATGYLDGEETRMVNTPWYDYEIPFEDAAEIGTRKVIKDHSTIGIVVTTDGSITGINREDYVEAEERVIEELKSLKKPFIIILNTVKPNSKESETLKKELETKYNVTVQVADVSNMTIEDIDNIFKQILMEFPVKEINIDFPEWVEKLDGEHWLKKAFIEFVRNMADSISKIRDIKFSLNLSPDEEYLGYANINEVDLGSGRSNIILKPKEGVFYKVLSEICDLEISSEGDLLGIIKDLTFAKCEYDKVKDALNDVKETGYGLVAPQLSEMKFEEPELVKQGDKFGVKLKASAPSLHFIKCDVKTEISPIMGSEKESEELIKGLLDQFENDPQKLWQSNMFGKSLEVLVKEGLQNKLYKMPEDVQIKIQKTLQKIINEGNGGLICIIL; encoded by the coding sequence ATGGATGATTTTAACATATATAAAGATATTGCGGAAAGGACTGATGGAGACATATATGTAGGGGTTGTTGGACCTGTAAGAACAGGAAAATCAACTTTTATTAAAAGGTTCATGGATTTAATGGTAATACCAAAGATAGACAATACTTACAAAAAGGAAAGAGCACAGGATGAACTTCCTCAAAGTGGTTCTGGAAAAAGTATTTATACAACAGAGCCTAAATTTGTTCCAAATGAAGCAGTTACAATTGAAATTGATGATGAAGTTAAATTTAATGTAAGAATGGTAGATTGTGTTGGATATATTGTAAAAGCAGCAACAGGATATTTAGATGGTGAAGAAACTAGAATGGTTAATACACCATGGTATGATTATGAAATACCATTTGAAGATGCAGCAGAAATTGGAACTAGAAAAGTAATAAAAGATCACTCAACTATAGGAATTGTAGTTACAACTGATGGGAGCATAACAGGAATCAATAGAGAAGATTATGTAGAAGCTGAAGAAAGAGTAATTGAGGAACTTAAATCACTTAAGAAGCCATTTATTATAATACTTAATACTGTAAAACCAAATTCAAAAGAATCTGAGACTTTAAAAAAAGAATTAGAAACAAAATATAATGTGACAGTTCAGGTAGCGGATGTCTCAAATATGACAATTGAAGATATTGACAATATATTTAAACAAATTTTAATGGAATTTCCTGTTAAAGAGATAAATATTGATTTTCCTGAATGGGTAGAGAAACTTGATGGAGAGCATTGGCTTAAAAAAGCTTTTATTGAATTTGTAAGAAATATGGCAGATAGTATATCTAAAATAAGGGATATAAAATTCTCATTAAATCTTTCTCCGGATGAAGAATATTTAGGCTATGCGAATATAAATGAAGTAGATCTTGGTTCTGGAAGGTCTAATATTATTCTTAAGCCTAAAGAGGGTGTGTTTTATAAAGTCTTAAGTGAAATCTGTGATCTTGAGATTTCATCAGAAGGTGATCTTTTAGGTATTATAAAAGATTTAACATTTGCAAAATGTGAGTATGATAAGGTAAAAGATGCATTAAATGATGTAAAAGAAACAGGATATGGTCTTGTTGCACCTCAGCTTTCAGAGATGAAATTTGAAGAACCTGAACTTGTAAAACAGGGAGATAAATTTGGGGTAAAACTTAAAGCAAGTGCACCAAGTCTTCATTTTATAAAATGTGATGTAAAAACAGAGATAAGTCCTATAATGGGTTCCGAAAAAGAATCAGAGGAGCTTATAAAAGGACTTTTAGACCAGTTTGAAAATGACCCTCAGAAATTGTGGCAGAGTAATATGTTTGGAAAATCACTA